Genomic DNA from Candidatus Krumholzibacteriia bacterium:
CAATGGCCGGTGCCGTCTTCTCCACCAGTTCGGCCGGGTCCAGGATGTACCCCATCGTCGAGTAGTGCGTCGGCGCGGGGCGGCCAACGAAACCCGCTTCGGCCAGTTCGGCCAGCCGGCGCATGGGCAGCACCACGTCCAGGTCGGCCTCGCCGAAACGCGGGTCGACGTGCAGGTGGTAGATGCGGATGTCCTTCTCGGTGGTGCCGGCCGGAATCTCCCGGAAACTGGGGTCGCCCCACCACGGGTTGCGCCGCTCCCCTTCCTGGTCGAAGGGCCGGTCGTCGTTGCGCGCGATGCCGGCAGTCGAGACGAGCGCCACGGTGCACTCGCGCAGCGGCCTCGCGAGCGGCGTGAACGGGATCGCGCCGGGCTCCTGCCTCGCGGTCCAGGCCTGCATGATCTTGCGGGTGGCGAAATCGAGGAACCGGTACGAATCGATGGGCATCGTGTTTACCGGGTCCGCCCGGGTTCGTTCGCTCTCAACAGTGCCTGGATTTCTTTCTCGAGTTTCGCCGCCCACTTCTTCTTGTAGCCGTACCCGTTGCGCGACACCACCACGCCCCCACCGCGGTCGATCAGCATTTCCACCGGCAGCCCCTTGACGTTCTTCACGGATGGAAAGGCATCCTCGAACTTCGTGGTCTGGCCGCCATCGAGCACCAGGTAGTTGATCTCGCGGGCGGCCACGAATTCCCGCAGCCGCGCGCGGCGCGGGTCCGCGTCGTCCTCTTTCTCGAACGCGACCGCCACGATCACCAGACCCTGCTCTCTGTACCGTTCCTGCAGGTCGATCAGGGTGGGGATTTCCGTGATGCACGGCGGGCACCACGTGCCCCAGAACGTCACGTAGAGAACCTTGCCGGCAAAGCGCGGGTCGTCGGAACCCACGGGCGCGCCGGAGAGATCGTTCAGTTGGAAGCGAAGCGTGTCCCCTTCGACGGACGGTTCCTTCGCCATGGCCGCACCGGCCGTCACAACGGCGAGCGCCACAACCGCGAACGCGAAGGACGCAAGCCCGTGCTTCTCGTGGTGTCCGCCTCTCATGGGCAACGAGCATACCACTCCCCGGCAGCCGGGGCAGCCGTGGTATAATTGGGGCCTCCAGGAGGTGGATCATGATCCACTGGCAAGAATACGCCGCCGCGCTGTTGCTCCTGGCGCTGCCACTCACGACAGCCCAGGTTTCACCCGCCGCCGCGCAGTCGTGCGAAGACGGCTCCCCCGCCGCCTACCTCGACACCTACGTATCCGGACAGAATTACTTTTGTTATCTGCCTTTCGATCCGGGCGTCGTCACGCTCACGGTGGTGGCGCGGGCCATCCCCTTCCAGAAGGTCCGTTTCACCCTGGCCGATCCGCCGCTGGGCGTCGTGATTGGCGAGACGTGGGCGGGACCCACGACCGGCAATCGCATCAACGGGCTCGAAGTGGACATGGGGAGTTGCACCGCCCCCGGCGAGGTAACGGTGGGAACCCTCACCGTCATCGTCACCAGCGAGGACATGGCCCCGTGCACGAGTTGGGAGATTCAGAATTGCGAAGTCCAGGACTGCACGGGGGACTGGCGCCCGGCGGTGCCGGTAGAGCACCGGGCGGGCACCGGCTACTGCGAGTGCGTCTGCTGGCAGTGCTGCTACTACGCGTTGTCGCCCTACGACCTCTATCCGCCCAACGGCGCCACCACGGTGCCGCTGGACGTGGTGCTCTCGTGGGATGGCACACCGGACGACGCCATTGAGCAACCGCCGTACGGCGGTTGTTCGGTGCGCATCAGCACCAGCCCGGACTGCACCAGCGGCACGGTGTACCCGGTTCCCTGCGACCTCGACCAGTTTGCACCCGACTTCCTGCAGCCGAACACCACGTACTATTGGCGAGCGCAATGGGGGACGGCACCGAGCGGGTGCACGGACCTGAACAGCGGCGCATCACCGCTGTACTCGTTTACCACGCAGGGACCGCTGGCGACAGAAGCACGCACGTGGGGCTACGTGAAGTCGATGTACCGCTGAGGGGTTAGAACCCCATCGCGCAGCCGTACGCAGCCGTCGGCTACCCGTGGGAGAGCTGCCGTTGGAATTCTTCGAACGCCGCGGCCTTCCCTTCCAAGCGGCACCATCGCGCGACGGCCTCAAGATCCACCTGCTTCCGTCGCGCCCTCGCGACGGCCACCGCCTGGTCCAGCGAGCCCCGGTCATTCCAGAACAGGAACCCCGCCAGCCGGTCGCGGACGGAATCCGTGGGCGTAATGATGTGGAGCAACATGCCGCCCTCGCGCAACGACTTCCACTTGCGAATCAGTTCGCCACCCACGGCCAGGGGCCCCTGCGGAAACTCGAGATTGAGATCGTTATGCGGGTGCTCGTAATGGTCCCCCGCCTCGCGGTACCCGAGGGAGGCGAGCACCTCGCCCGGGGTGGCACCGGCGCCGGAAAACGTCACGATGAAGTCGATGTCACGCGACTGGTACGCCTGCGGCGCGTACACGGTGGCCGCACTCCCGCCCGTCAGCACGGCTTCGGTGCCGCTTTCGTGCAGGGCCGTGCACACCACGAATGCCACGTCGCGCAGGCTACTGCCGCGCGCTATCTTCACAACGGCTTGCCCGCGCGGCGGGGCCGCGAGCGCCGGCTGGATGCGATCGCGCGCAGGTCCGGCTCCGCTTCCGCGAGCCGGAGCAGGACCGCCTTGAGCTCCCTGTACGCAAAGTAGCGCGGGTCCAGGGAGACGACACGCGCGCGGCCCGAGATACGGGACGCCACCACCCCTTCCCGGTCGAGGGCCGACACGATGTTCTGGACCGAATAGAGCGGAGCGCCCAGCAGACGCGCGAGTTCCGCCGGATACGTCTCCCCCAGGAGCGCGATCGTCAGCAGAACCTCGGTGCGCCGGCGGCTGCCGAAGAGTCGGGACTGTGTGGATGTGACCATGCCGGAATATTGCCAACATTACTTGGTAAGTCAACCAATAATTGTTGGTGCCGCTGCGGCGGTAAGAAACCGGCCAATGTAGGCGCCCACCGGCTCCGCTACTCGCGGCCCAGGGCTGTCACCACGCGCTGCCCCCAGCGCATCCCTTGCGGGTCCTCAAACGCGCGCCAGGCCTTCATCACGTCATGATCGAGCGCGGCGAGCCGCGCGCGGTCGACCTTGTCGATGGCACCGGCCAGCGGTGTGCTGCGCACGTACTGCCACAGGAAATCCTGGGCGGGTGGGAGGTGCAGCTCGGTGACATCGGCTTCCACCAACGTCTCCCTGAAACCGGCGCGGGTGAGAATGGCCTCCAGTTCCGCCTCGTCGCTCAGGGAGAACACGGCGCGCATGAATTCGGCCGCTTCCGGGCTGACGTGATTCTCGAGCGCGTTGCTGAAGGCGGCGAAGGCCGCGGACTCCGGACCGGGAACATTGATGACCACACGGCCGCCCGGTTTGAGCGCGCGGTGCATCTCCGCCGCGCGGCGTCCTTGTCGGGGACAAACTGGAGGCCCATCTGACACGTCACCACGTCGAACGCCCCGTCGGGCACCGGCATGGCTTCCATGCCCGCCTCGAACCACTCGACCGAGTCATCGTTCAGCGCGGCCTTCGCCACCGCCAGCAT
This window encodes:
- a CDS encoding TlpA family protein disulfide reductase, coding for MRGGHHEKHGLASFAFAVVALAVVTAGAAMAKEPSVEGDTLRFQLNDLSGAPVGSDDPRFAGKVLYVTFWGTWCPPCITEIPTLIDLQERYREQGLVIVAVAFEKEDDADPRRARLREFVAAREINYLVLDGGQTTKFEDAFPSVKNVKGLPVEMLIDRGGGVVVSRNGYGYKKKWAAKLEKEIQALLRANEPGRTR
- a CDS encoding glycine/betaine/sarcosine/D-proline family reductase selenoprotein B, with the translated sequence MPIDSYRFLDFATRKIMQAWTARQEPGAIPFTPLARPLRECTVALVSTAGIARNDDRPFDQEGERRNPWWGDPSFREIPAGTTEKDIRIYHLHVDPRFGEADLDVVLPMRRLAELAEAGFVGRPAPTHYSTMGYILDPAELVEKTAPAIAARMREEGVDAAALVPV